AGGACGACAGCGCCTCGCGCCCCGGCGCGAAACACAGGTCATAAAGGGCCTCGACCTCCCACCGGTCTTCGGGCGTCTCTGTGCGCAGATGGTACATGGGGGATGCGAGGTATACCGTTCGTCAGGGCTGGCCCCCGCCCTAGCATGGGGCTATCCCTTGCGCAAACGCACGACCTATCGGAGCCTTCATGTTCTACCGCCCAGCCGATGGCCACGGCCTGCCCCACAACCCGTTCAACGCCATTGTCACCCCCCGCCCCATCGCCTGGGTGTCGACGCGCGGCAGCGACGGGTCCGACAACCTGGCACCCTATTCCTTCTTCAACGCCACGGCGTACGTGCCGCCGCAACTGATGTTTGCCTCGACCAGCGCCAAGCCGGACCGGGACGGGACCAAGGACACCGTTGCAAACATCCGCGACACCGGAGTGTTTTGCGTGAACATCGTGGAATACGCGATGAAGGACGTGATGAACCAGACGTCAGGCGACTGGACGGCGGACACGGATGAATTTGCACTGGCCTCGGTCGACAAGGCCGAATGTTCGGAAATCAATGCCCCGCGTGTCGCCACCGCGCCCGCGTCCCTTGAATGCCGGATGACCCAGATTCACAAGATCGAGGGCGACACAAACTATGTCGTCTTCGGCGAGGTCGTGGGCATCCACCTGCGCGATGACTGTGTCGTGGACGGTATTTTCGATGTGACGCAGTTCAACCCGCTGACGCGCATGGGATATCGCGACTATTCCGTGATCCGCGAGAAGTTCAGCCTGAAACGACCGGGTGAATGAGACTTCCCGACCCAAGCCGCGCCTACCCCGTGACCCTGCCTGACGGGTCCGAACATCAGGGCACGGTGTTTCTGAACCGGGTCATCGATCACGCCGCCTGGACGATTGGCGACTACAGCTATGCCTCCAGCTTTGACGTGGTCGAGGATTGGGCAACCCATCTGGCACCCTACCTTTTCGGCTACGGACCCGAAACGCTGCAGATCGGCAGATACTGCCAGATCGCGCATGGGGTACGGTTCATCACATCCGGGGCCAATCACGCGATGGATGGGGTGACCACCTTTCCTTTCCCCATCTTCGATCCGGCGCAGATGGCGGAGTATCAACCCGACAGCCGCGACACGATCATCGGCCACGATGTCTGGCTGGGGTACGGCGCACTGATCTGTCCCGGCGCGCGCATCGGCAACGGGGTGATCGTGGGCGCGGGCGCTGTGGTGCGGGGCACCGTGCCTGACTACGCGATCGTCGCAGGCAACCCGGCGCAGGTCGTGCGCATGCGGTTTTCCCAAGCGGAGGTCGAGACGCTGAACGCGCTGGCCTGGTGGGACTGGCCCGCAGACCGGGTCGCCGCAGCGGTGCCAACGCTGCTGGCGGGCGATTTGGATGGGCTGCTCTCCTGCTAGACCTGGACAGCGGCACGGCCTTGCGCGCCGCACGCAACGGCCCCGGCCTTGGCACCACGACGCCGGGGGAACTGGCGTTTGTTCAGGCCGCGAACCACGGCCGAGGGCCAAACAGCATTGGCACTTGGCACCGCATCCGACCCTACGACCCGTGTCATCGCCCAACTTTTGGAGAAGGCCGGCGGGGGTCATCCCTCACCACCATCGATATCGGCACGCTGTGTTTCGGTGATCACGGCACGCCGGTTGGGTGCGTGGCGGCGAACATCCATGATGGTCGGGCCATCGACACTCGGATCGCTGCGCGCAAGACGGCCCTTGATCCGGGCACGCCGGGCGGTGCGTGGACTGGTCCGCCCATGTCGCAGGCCAGGTTGGATCGCTTTCGCGCACATATCGAAGCCCGTCATGGTGCGGATCTGGCGGACGTGCGGACCGAGACTGCGCGCCTTAGCCGCGGGTCATTGCCAAGGCGCGCCGGGTTCGCGCTGCGGTACCGGCGCCGCCAAGATGCACACTGCAAGGTGCGGCGCCAACCGCCCCTGACGCCAGACGCCTGATCGGCGAGTTGATGCGCAATTCCGGGCCCTGCCGCCAAACCTTTCGAACCACGCAGCCTCCGGTGCTAGCCTGACGGCACATCAACGGCTCAGGAGAGTGGCACATGCGCAGAATTTTGGCTTTGACGGCAACGGTTTCAATTCTGGGGCTTGCAGCTTGCGGCGACAATGGCGTCGAACGGGCCGTGATTGGCGGGGCCATCGGCTGTGCCGCGGGCGAAGTACTGGCCAATGGGCGCTGCGTCGAAGGGGCCGTCGTCGGTGCGGGCGTGGGCGTGATCACCAACTGACCCCGCCCGGCGCATTTCGGTGCGCCACCACCACTCCACGCAAGCGTCATCCGCCCGTTGGCAGAAACGGCTTGGCGGGCGGCGGCGGGCGGTCAGTGGCCGCCCAGAATACCCGTCCGCACGCCATAATCCGTTGCGATTTCGTAGTCGGGGTCGTCATCGCTGTCGACGATAAGGTGCCCGGCCTTGGTCAGCAGCTTGTGACAATCGTGCGTCAGGTGGCGCAATTGCACACGCTTGCCTGCCGCCTCGTATTTTTGCGCAATCGCTTCGATGGCCTGCAGCGCGGATTGATCCACAACACGGCTGTCGGCAAAGTCGATGATCACCTCGCGCGGATCGGTATCGACCTTGAACAATTCCACAAACCCCGTCGCCGACCCGAAGAACAGCGGGCCCTGCACCTGATAGACACGTGCGCCTTCGGGGGTGGTGTAGGTCTTGGCATGGATACGGCGTGCGTTGTTCCAGGCATAGGCCAGCGCCGATACGATCACACCCACGACCACGGCAACCGCCAGGTCTTCCATCACGGTCACGACCGTCACCAGCAAAATGACAAAGGCGTCAATCCGGGGCACCTTGCGCAGGATCTTGAGGCTGTTCCACGCGAATGTGCCGATCACCACCATGAACATGACACCGACCAGCGCCGCCAGCGGGATCAGTTCGATAATGCTCGACCCGACCAGGATGAAGGCCAAGAGGAACAGCGCCGCCGACACGCCTGCAATCCGCGTGCGCCCACCGGACTTCACGTTGATCATGGACTGGCCGATCATCGCGCACCCACCCATGCCGCCGAAAAAGCCGGTGGCCGTGTTGGCGACACCCTGGGCAATACACTCCTGCGACGCCCCGCCGCGCTGGTTGGTCAGATCACCCACCAGGTTCAGGGTCAGCAGGCTTTCGATCAGGCCAATGGCCGCCAGGATCACGGCATAGGGCAGGATGATCTGCAACGTCTCCCACGTCAGCGGCACGGCCGGAATGTGGAACGGCGGCAGCCCGCCTTCGATGCTGGCCAGATCGCCCACGCGCGGCACATCAAGGCCAAAGAAGATGACGATGGCGGCAACGATTCCGATGCCCGCCAACGGCGCAGGGATCGCCCGCGTCACGCGCGGGGCCAGCCAGATGATCAACATGGTCAGCCCCACAAGGCCCAGCATCAGGTACAGCGGCAGACCCGACAGCCATTCACCCCCCGCCATGCCGTGGCCCGACGCCTCGGCACTGCCGGGCACCTTGAACTGGGTCAGCTGCGCCAGGAAAATCACGATGGCGAGGCCATTGACGAACCCCAGCATCACCGGATGCGGCACAAGGCGGATGAACTTGCCCCACTGCATGACCCCGGCAAAGATCTGCAACAGCCCCATCAGGACCACGGTGGCAAAGAGGTATTCGACCCCGTGTTGCGCAACCAGCGCAACCATCACCACGGCCAGCGCGCCGGTCGCACCCGAAATCATGCCGGGCCGCCCGCCGAAAACGGCCGTGATCAACCCCACCATGAACGCGGCATAAAGGCCAACCAGCGGATGCACGCCCGCGACAAAGGCAAAGGCCACCGCTTCGGGCACCAGCGCCAGCGCCACGGTCAGACCCGACAGCAGGTCGGTCTTGATCTGGCCCGGGGTCAGCTTGGTGTCGCCGGGGGCGATGGAAAAATCGCCAAAGCGTGTCTTGGTGTTCAGATTGTCAAGAAAGGCCATACATCGTCCGTCTGTTCGTGAGGTCGCGATCGGGGGTGGGTAAACCATTCATGGGTCAATAACCATTGCACCAGTCGCGGGGCTGTCATGTGCGCTGGACATAACAGGTCTGACACGGATGGCACGGTATTTCTGGGTATGCAGAAACCGGCTTCCAGTCGGAGGCACAACAAGTTGCTAACCGTATCCTCTCCATCCGACACGGTGATAGGTGAAAGAATTTGACGAAAACCGTTTTGATCGCGCAACCTACTCTTAGTTGATTGGGAGATTTACAGTGGCTGACGCATTTCCAACATTTTTGTCCCAAGGCGAACAAGCGCGACTTTTTCCAGTCTTAGCAACAACGTCAAAGGAAGGCAGGACGACCTCAATAGTTTTGGCATGTCTCGCGAAGATTGACGAACTTGGCGCAGCTTTATTGTCCAGTGTCGGAAAGAAAGTCGGCGTTCGATCAAAGATTGAAACTTACACAGAAATTGTTTGCAAAAATGGAACGTCTGAAATCAAAGATCGACCAGACGGACTAGTCATTCTCAGAAACGGGAGCAACGAGTGGCGGGCGCTGGTCGAAACCAAAATTGGAAATAACGAACTGGAGACTTCCCAGATCGAAAGGTACCGACAGCTCGCAAAAGACAATAGAATTGATTGT
The DNA window shown above is from uncultured Tateyamaria sp. and carries:
- a CDS encoding SulP family inorganic anion transporter → MAFLDNLNTKTRFGDFSIAPGDTKLTPGQIKTDLLSGLTVALALVPEAVAFAFVAGVHPLVGLYAAFMVGLITAVFGGRPGMISGATGALAVVMVALVAQHGVEYLFATVVLMGLLQIFAGVMQWGKFIRLVPHPVMLGFVNGLAIVIFLAQLTQFKVPGSAEASGHGMAGGEWLSGLPLYLMLGLVGLTMLIIWLAPRVTRAIPAPLAGIGIVAAIVIFFGLDVPRVGDLASIEGGLPPFHIPAVPLTWETLQIILPYAVILAAIGLIESLLTLNLVGDLTNQRGGASQECIAQGVANTATGFFGGMGGCAMIGQSMINVKSGGRTRIAGVSAALFLLAFILVGSSIIELIPLAALVGVMFMVVIGTFAWNSLKILRKVPRIDAFVILLVTVVTVMEDLAVAVVVGVIVSALAYAWNNARRIHAKTYTTPEGARVYQVQGPLFFGSATGFVELFKVDTDPREVIIDFADSRVVDQSALQAIEAIAQKYEAAGKRVQLRHLTHDCHKLLTKAGHLIVDSDDDPDYEIATDYGVRTGILGGH
- a CDS encoding CatB-related O-acetyltransferase, which encodes MRLPDPSRAYPVTLPDGSEHQGTVFLNRVIDHAAWTIGDYSYASSFDVVEDWATHLAPYLFGYGPETLQIGRYCQIAHGVRFITSGANHAMDGVTTFPFPIFDPAQMAEYQPDSRDTIIGHDVWLGYGALICPGARIGNGVIVGAGAVVRGTVPDYAIVAGNPAQVVRMRFSQAEVETLNALAWWDWPADRVAAAVPTLLAGDLDGLLSC
- a CDS encoding flavin reductase family protein, which produces MFYRPADGHGLPHNPFNAIVTPRPIAWVSTRGSDGSDNLAPYSFFNATAYVPPQLMFASTSAKPDRDGTKDTVANIRDTGVFCVNIVEYAMKDVMNQTSGDWTADTDEFALASVDKAECSEINAPRVATAPASLECRMTQIHKIEGDTNYVVFGEVVGIHLRDDCVVDGIFDVTQFNPLTRMGYRDYSVIREKFSLKRPGE